The DNA region GAGGTTTCCGGAGGCCTTGTCCCATAGGTGCATGGGACTGGAATATGTAGCGCGACCCACGACCATGCTTTCGTCCTTGTTGCTGGTGAGTTGGATAACTCCACTGTCGGCGTAAGCTCTCTCATATGATATGTTTTGATCTTGAGCATTGAAACTGGGGAAGTTGAAGGATGTGGTACTTGTAACCGGGAATACAAGTGAGAAGAGATTGGAGAGCATTAAGAGATAAAAGAGGACGGGGGGATTTGGAAACAGGAAATGTTTGATTTTGAAGTACTTGAAGCCAACCATGATCGGATCTAGGAAGGAGGCAGGGTTTGAGATATTCCAAACGTCTGTAATTTGAATGGACAAAGAAGGGGAATTGCATTTATAAGCTTCCCAGAAGACTTCTTCAGCTCGTAAGAAATTGATGTCATCGTTGACCCTGGCCATTATTTTCCTACGTAGTAGATGTGTATAATAATAGGATTGTAGCTTACTAGATCCAAAGCATTATTCTTTTAACGtctaaattataaattctaGAACTGAGTTCATAGTTCACGGCCTGATTGCAGATATTTCTTTTTGGATGTCTACCTTATTAGGTTTTGTTAAGGTAAACAAAAaacatttaataatttttttttttttttttttttaaatatacttgTATTGtgattggtaaaagtggatgaCTAGCATcgaataaatataatttttaaaaaatattttttagttttattatttttctttcaaaattgttttgttttttatatttttaacttttcgcTAAAATTTAAGTACAGAATtagatgaaaagttaaaaacaaaataattttctcaTATTAAAAGATGTTTAGTTTATACCTTAAAAAATGTGGAATTGACTAAATGAAACATAAGTTTAgtatcataaaaacataaatgaattttattaatattaattgtttCGGTGGATTGCCAGTTCACGCATAGAAAGACTCACCCAACtctattaatttattacaaaaataataatattttatagattttaatcaaattttaaaaaatttaaaatccatTTAGTATCTaatgcaaaatatatagattggtaaagattatgataaaaaaaaatggtgaataTAAAGTAAGAGAGGTATTTACTTTTCTTAAACAAAAGAAGTAACCGTTAgaatatgagttttgctacatataagcaaagtcgcgtactaatctgcgtaccaatactgattcattgatacttaaaatttaaattaacactgtttttaataaaatctatttttttatcaatcacattaaattaatacgtagattaatgcacaattatatttacgactatatttttccttgtcAAAATCAACCACATTAAATCGAGTGCACTAATATTTTTGGAGTCATGGGTTTTCTAATCTGGGTAGGGTTTTCTTTATACTTAAATTGGACTTAAAGCTTCGGCTTGTTGCATTAGTCGGCCCAGTTTTTGGTCCAGCCTTTCTTtaataatcattataactttcacaaaactttttatttcattttatcaaaacgctatttattattatcttatttttataggAGCAGCTACAGGCGGTGAGGTGTCCcgtacaaaaattttattacattGACTTTAATGCTTAAAGGGAGAGAAGTACAATAGATTTAAAAACAAATGTGCAATTAACCATATGTTTGTGCCGATGCTTGATGGCTTCGACATGATCGACTTTCCATGTTTTGATCCAACGAGTAGATCCATCAATTTTGGTTTGAAGCCCGGCCCATTGAGTAAAACGATACTGCAATCGTATGTTTTCGGTGCATCATTTTGGGTTCTTCACTTTCAATACaactacttttatataatctgttttttttttttttttttttttttggcctatAACATTTCTCATCTTATAATAGTAAAGGTGTATACTACCTCTAGTTTTATGCGTGAAACCACGCTTACCTACATTTGCACAAACAAATGGAAAGAACGTTGTTGTTTGATATAGAGTTAATACACGAGTAATATTGTTAGATACAATCATATGTTATACAAGTATTGCACAAATATAATCATTAgtataatgcataaaaaaaatatgtaaaagtgattaCACAtaaagttcttactctttattcCACTCCTACTAAAATTCTTGGGTATGTTAATTGGTTAAGAAGAATTTTAAGATATAAGTTTTCTTAGAATTTGTGaaagtactagaattttaattttttaaatatattttatactgAGTTTCTTGAAGTGGGGAGATAGAGTTAAAAATTTGctagaatatattatattatatatatttgcaagttttatttttatatttttgtatttttattttaacaaaacttcgataaataattcaagaaaaatataaacttaaaaaGTGGTCgtgaaattagttttttttttaaatgttgaaaATTCATATCAACAACCAAATTATTAACATGGCCTTGCCAGAGGTTGTATATGATGCATAGCGTCTAGTATTGGCTTATGCATCTCTAAAATTATGCATAGCCATAAACAAAGATTTTTCAACTTTGAAGAACTACTTTTCACTCtccaaacattatttttaatatattttctctctctatccgAACAGCTCTCTTGTTGCTCTCTCTACTCTCTTCAACTCCCACATTTCAGAAATTGCTCCATCACCTTCTCCCTCTGCTCTGCTGCACCATTGCCCAAATCACATTGTATGGAATTTTTTCTGTGAGGGTTGCTAAGTTGGTGGATGGTCTATTAAATTTATTGGACTTGGTAGTAGAATTTGACTTGAATTTATTGAACCATCTAGACTTACGGGAAAAAATCCATCCTCGTTCTACTATACACCAATTGGTGTTGGCTAATTTGCCTtgaagatgggtttcttagaattGTAGTTATGGTGTTTTttgtttaacttattttttaagtGCTCTGGTCTATCCGTGAGTTTtaggtattttatttattgtctaTGGTAATTTGGTATTTGTTAACATGGGTTTTGATATCCCTGTAACTCttcaaaggaaaaaataaacacTAAAGTTTGCATAGCATGCCACACTAATTCAGAACAATGTCACTGCAACATAAAGGGGCTACAATATATTGTTACGAGGGTATTAGTAGTGTTGTTGTGCTTTGCTATTGAACCTTATGATGTATTACCAATATCTGCTATTTGCCGTCAAGTGCTTTAATGCATTTCTGTTTTACTCTAGTAAAAGGTGTCTCCTAATATGACCATGAGTGATATCTTATCAAGCACCAAAGTAGCAATTGGTTCTGTTCTACACATGTTATGAAAGTCGTACAATTTGCAGACAAATTGGTTCACTTTTTTCAGAAGGTATGGAAAATAATTATGTCTTTAGTCACTTGATACGGTTATGGATTGATAAATTTCTGGCTGAGTTGGCTATGCCCTATTGAAACTCAATAAAGACGTTAAATCATTGTGTTTGTTGTACTGAATTTAAACAATTGGTTGGTAACATTGATCCATATTAAACATAGAGTTTCGTTCCAAATTCATGAGCTCTATGGTTATTAGAATTGACATTCTTTCTATTCTTATTTCAAAATGTTTGGGGAATCCTCTAGTGAAAGCCTACTGCTTTTATTGATGGGATTAgttaaaacagttattttatattttaaaaaaaataacatagccAATAACATTAATGAAATGCATAAGGAGTACACAAAAATGATTGCATATAAAAatttgtattataaaaatattcttatttttcagattttttaaacatcattgTTTAAAAATGTGTACCTATTGCTACTTGTTTCAAGGGCTTTATAGACAATTTTTCAGCATCCTTTTAGCAAGATTTTAGATGGATTGGCTTCCATATTTTGGATAAAAGTAACATATACACTTTTGAGTAATTATTATACATTCTTAGAATATGGACACGTGATactctattttgttttattatatgaTTCTATTACATAACTATTAataattcttctatttttttttaatccacgGTATGTCAACGCATGAAATATCGTTTCGAGTTTAAttatccatcttttcttttccatatcTCCAACTTGAATACTCTTTTCAACTCCAAACTACTCAGAAAGCCCAGAAAGTCTTCATACCTTTAAGAGATCATCCCAATATCGATCGCATCAATTTGCGGTTTATTCGATTGGGTAGTCTTCGCCTCTTTGGGTTGAGCACTGATTTAGTATTCATTTTCGCTCTATGACCACGTATGTAAAGCTAACTTGATGAGACTTCCAATGGTTTACACAGATAAAATGCCGAAGCTAATCCTAAAAGtacttcatataaaaaaaattatgctctTAATGATGGAATGATATAATAACATATTCTTTCCCTTGAAACAGTGTCAAATCCATCTCAGGTGCGCAGTTTGGGGCTATTAGGTTGTTTGTACAAGTACAATATAATACGCAAATCACATGTAGAAAGCACATGACATGTATATTTACAGTGTAGATGTAAGCTGaagtgaaaaaacaaaaaaaaaaagtacaaggaGAAAATTGAACAGCCAATCAATGATTTAGAATTTCAAAATACATGTAAATTTACTTCTAACCAACTTAGCACGAATGTAGAAGTGATGCCTCTGCACTAGAAGATGAGGTGAACTGTGAGGAAATAGTGTTCTGACTATGGATTAAATATCGGATTTCACTGCTCTCGGAACTAGTAGCAGCATCAGACTTCAAAAGTGGCATTGAAGATCTATTCATTGTTGGAGGAAGATATGCTAGCCCGGGAATACTTGAGGGGAGAATAGGCAATGGAGCTTCAAAGTTTAAAACATGAATTGCTTGCTTAATTGAAGGCCTAAGGTTGCGATTAGGGTGAGCACACCACATCCCAACAATTATCAAGTGCTCCATTTGCTCCCGATCAAAGTCTCCGCCTAACCTTGGGTCAGCTGCTCCAAGCACCTCTCCTTTTCCATAAAGCTCCCAAACCCACTCCACCAAGACAACTTGACCTTCAGGGCCCTTGGGGTTGATTGGTTTCCTTCCACAAGCTATCTCCAGAACTACAATTCCAAAACTATACACATCTGATTCCTTGCTTGCCTTGCCAGTGGTGACACATTCAGGAGCCATGTACCCAAAGGTGCCAGCCAAAACAGTAGTTTGTGACCCTTTGGCATGGTCCACAAGCCTAGCTAGGCCAAAATCCCCAAGTCTAGCATTGAAGTTTGAATCAAGCATAATGTTGCTAGATTTTATGTCCCTATGCACCACACATTGTTCCCATTCTTCGTGCAGGTAAAATAAGGAAGATGCCAAGCCTTGAGCTATCTTGTACCTCGCTTCCCAAATCAACAACCTTTCTTTATTAAAAAGATGAGAATCTAAGCTTCCATTTGGCATGAACTCATAAACAAGTATGAGTTCTCTTCTTTCGTGGCACCAACCAATGAGTTGCACCAAATTCCTATGTCTTAATCGACTGATGATTTTTACTTCTGCTGCATACTCCTTTATTCCCTGCTTAGACCCTTTTGATACCCTCTTAATGGCAACGAAGATATTTGAGTCTCTTAAAAATCCTTtataaacaccaccaaatcctcCCTGGCCTAGCTTTTCTTCATCCCTAAAATTATTTGTGGCACGAGCTAATTCCCTGAATGAGAACCTTTTTGGCCCTGTTCCCCCTTGGAATTCGCCGTCCATGTACTCAGCAAAGGCACGATCATCTTCTTTATCCCTCCCACTCCTCTTCCACAAGAGCAACAGAACCAAACCCAGCCCAGCAACCAAAAACAATCCACCAACACCCAAACCCACGCCTAATCCTAACTTATTGTTTCCCCTCGGTTTGGGGGTTAGAATGGGGCTTGGAGATGGAGCACCTGCCACTGTTTTGTTAGTGTTGGTATCATCAATTTCCAAACTGGAGTTGAAATCCCATGAGTAAATAGTATGCATTGCAGAAAAACCTCCTGTTGCGGCTGAGAATCCAAAGGTAACCCATTCGGGCACGTAATCTCTCAAGTCAACAATTCCAGAAAGAAACTGCCTTACAGTAACATTGTATTGATCTAAACCAGTAAAGACAACACTTAAATTATGAGTGGTAGAATTATAACTAATCCAAGCttcattttttt from Carya illinoinensis cultivar Pawnee chromosome 6, C.illinoinensisPawnee_v1, whole genome shotgun sequence includes:
- the LOC122312526 gene encoding L-type lectin-domain containing receptor kinase IX.1-like, which encodes MVGFKYFKIKHFLFPNPPVLFYLLMLSNLFSLVFPFTSTTSFNFTSFNSDNHENMSYERAFAEFEVIQLTGNRDQQGIVGRVTYYSPMHLWDNASTNLADFTTHFSFVIDAKGKTVYGDGLAFFLAPHGSKIPDNVYEGGTMGLTPNGQSLNRSKNQFVAVEFDISQNDWDPPGEHVGIDINSMESVANASWWSSISIREGEKNEAWISYNSTTHNLSVVFTGLDQYNVTVRQFLSGIVDLRDYVPEWVTFGFSAATGGFSAMHTIYSWDFNSSLEIDDTNTNKTVAGAPSPSPILTPKPRGNNKLGLGVGLGVGGLFLVAGLGLVLLLLWKRSGRDKEDDRAFAEYMDGEFQGGTGPKRFSFRELARATNNFRDEEKLGQGGFGGVYKGFLRDSNIFVAIKRVSKGSKQGIKEYAAEVKIISRLRHRNLVQLIGWCHERRELILVYEFMPNGSLDSHLFNKERLLIWEARYKIAQGLASSLFYLHEEWEQCVVHRDIKSSNIMLDSNFNARLGDFGLARLVDHAKGSQTTVLAGTFGYMAPECVTTGKASKESDVYSFGIVVLEIACGRKPINPKGPEGQVVLVEWVWELYGKGEVLGAADPRLGGDFDREQMEHLIIVGMWCAHPNRNLRPSIKQAIHVLNFEAPLPILPSSIPGLAYLPPTMNRSSMPLLKSDAATSSESSEIRYLIHSQNTISSQFTSSSSAEASLLHSC